The sequence below is a genomic window from Blastopirellula retiformator.
TCGAAGCGGAAGGATTCGTCCTCGGCTGGCGGCGGAAGATGCTCGACGTGATCGCTCGTCGCGAGCTGATCGCCGACCGGATTCGTCGCCGGATTGAAGAAGGAGACGTCGAAGGCGCCGAGAAGTGGCTTGTCGAGATGCAAGAGATGACGAAGATCAATGACCTGCTCTATCAATTCCGCCAGGCGAAGAACGACTTCTTGGAAGGGGGCGACGCGTCGGACCAACGGACCAGCGCCCAGATCACGCAGTTGTTTGACAAGGCGCAGCAATTGGCCAGCAAGAGCTACAACCGCAATCTCGAGCGCGATCTCGCCGACGAAGTGCAAAAGATGCGGAAGGCGTCTGACAGCTTTGGGGGAGACGCCGCGGCGCCGACCTCTTCGGACGATTTCGGCAAGTAGCGGCTATCGCGCCGCGAGCGCCAAGTAGGTGACCAGTGCGCCCATGATCGCCGACAATGGCAAGCCGACCAACAACGCGATCGTTAGCTGGCGTTCGCGGCGGGTTTGACGCGGCTGAAAGATGAGCCGCGAAGAGCTGGGCTGAATCGCCGCCGTATCTTGCGACGCGAACAACGACTGCTCGGTCGACTGCGACGTCTGGCTATGACTTTCGCTATCGTCCGGGCTCACTTCGTAAGCGTTCGAGCCTGCTTCGGTGTCGTTCATGTGACCCCCGCTGGCGTAAACCGGCGGCGGAGGTTGCCAGGCAGGCTGAATCGTTTGATTCAATTCAAACTGCCGCGTGTCCGAAACCCACGGCTCGAGCCGAGCGGCGATTTCGGCCGCCGATTGAATCCGCTTCTCTGGGTTCTTCTCCATCATCTCGGCGATGACGTCGACCAGGTCGCGATCGATATCGGGATTGAACCGATGCGGGTGCAGCGGCGGTTCGTCGCGATGGCGGCGGGCTTTGTCTTGAACCGATCCGCCGGGGAACGGCACTTTGCCGGTCAGCGCGTAATAAAAGGTGCAGCCGAGCGAGTAGATATCCCACAGCGGCGACACATCCAGCGGATCGCGAATCTGCTCTGGCGCCAGGTAGTCGATCGTGCCGACGATCTTGCCCGAGGCGCCGCTGCTATTCGCCTCGTTCATGAAGTCGGCCAGCCCCAGGTCCGAGACCTTCGCCTTGCCGTCGGGCGTCACCAGAATGTTGCCCGGCTTTACGTCGCGATGGCACAAGTCTTGTTGATGGGCGTATTCCAAACCGCGGGCCGCATGCGAGACGATCGTCGCCGCGTGATACTGCGTCAGATGACGCTTGGCTCGGATCAGCCGCCGCAAGTCGGTTCCCGGCACATACTCGGTCACCAGGTAATGGACGTTGCCGTCTTGGCCGGCGTCGTACGCTCGCACCAGGCAAGGATGATCCAACTGGGCCTGCATGCGAATTTCGCGCATGAACCGGTTGATCGCCTCAGGCGTGCTCCGCTGCAGCGGCAGCACTTTAATCGCCACCTGACGACCCATGAAGTTGTGTTCGGCTTTGAAGACCTGCCCCATGCCCCCCTGCCCGATCCAGTCGGTGATGACATAGGGGCCCAGGGTTAACTTGGTCAGGCCTTTACGCAACTGGTCGGCTTGATACTGGGTTAGCATCTTCCGATCGACCAGAGCGGCAGCTAGATCTTCGTCGCTGACGTTGCGACGGATCGACGCCGCCTGCAGCTTTTGGATCGTCTCTTCGATCTGCTCGGAGGAGACGAGCCCGCTGACCAATGCGGTTTCTCGAAATGATTTCGCGGACTCAGTAGGCACGGCGGTCTAGCCAGAAAGAAAAGTAGTTGAGTTGATTTTACTCGGTTCCACCGATCTTCAAGAGGCGGACGGGCGAAATTGGTCCTTTTTGAGGGTTGGTTAAGGACTTTCTTACAAATAATCTTGCCAAGAATCGGGCAACGGCGCCTCAATCGTAAGTCGTTTTTTCAGCGTAGGATGCGTAAAAACGAGACGTCGCGCGTGCAGCGCAATCCCGGGGGCGAAACGGTCGGTCGCCCCATATTTACGGTCTCCCAGGATTGCCGCGCCGCGGCTGGCTAGCTGGAGGCGAATCTGGTGTTTTCGGCCGGTGATCAGTCGCAATTCGACCCGCTGGCATTGCCGGAGCCGCTGCTGTCCGATCACCTCCAGCTCGGCATTGTCGGCGTCGGCGGCGCCTTCCGGGGCCACCACCATCCGGCGGAGCTTGTCCTCTTTGCGGATCCAATCAACCAGTTTGCCGCTGCGGATTTTCGCACCCAGCGGAATCAGGGCGCTATATTCCTTTTCGGTCGAGCGATCCCGAAATTGCTCGGAAAGTCGGCTCGCCGCTTTCGAGGTCCGGGCCAACAGTAGCACGCCGGTCACGTGGGCGTCGATCCGGCTGA
It includes:
- a CDS encoding serine/threonine protein kinase; this encodes MPTESAKSFRETALVSGLVSSEQIEETIQKLQAASIRRNVSDEDLAAALVDRKMLTQYQADQLRKGLTKLTLGPYVITDWIGQGGMGQVFKAEHNFMGRQVAIKVLPLQRSTPEAINRFMREIRMQAQLDHPCLVRAYDAGQDGNVHYLVTEYVPGTDLRRLIRAKRHLTQYHAATIVSHAARGLEYAHQQDLCHRDVKPGNILVTPDGKAKVSDLGLADFMNEANSSGASGKIVGTIDYLAPEQIRDPLDVSPLWDIYSLGCTFYYALTGKVPFPGGSVQDKARRHRDEPPLHPHRFNPDIDRDLVDVIAEMMEKNPEKRIQSAAEIAARLEPWVSDTRQFELNQTIQPAWQPPPPVYASGGHMNDTEAGSNAYEVSPDDSESHSQTSQSTEQSLFASQDTAAIQPSSSRLIFQPRQTRRERQLTIALLVGLPLSAIMGALVTYLALAAR
- a CDS encoding RluA family pseudouridine synthase is translated as MKFATPQVLYEDNHLLAISKPALLATMGAKEGEPSAAEWAKDYLKRKYDKPGSVYVGVVSRIDAHVTGVLLLARTSKAASRLSEQFRDRSTEKEYSALIPLGAKIRSGKLVDWIRKEDKLRRMVVAPEGAADADNAELEVIGQQRLRQCQRVELRLITGRKHQIRLQLASRGAAILGDRKYGATDRFAPGIALHARRLVFTHPTLKKRLTIEAPLPDSWQDYL